A stretch of the Porites lutea chromosome 12, jaPorLute2.1, whole genome shotgun sequence genome encodes the following:
- the LOC140954072 gene encoding retinol dehydrogenase 8-like has translation MTDPDLSCHKDPQIKKDMSLQIVLISGCSSGIGLATAVHLAKDAEKRFKVYATMRNLAKKGQLEEEGKDQLGDTLIIKQMDVCSDESVTKVVKEVLDAEGKIDVLFNNAGIALLTIVECVPVDMAKELFEVNFFGTLRLIQAVLPRMKERKSGCIINNTSHSGIVGLPFNELYASSKFAVEGLTEAMAPTLLHFNIRCSILEPGPVGTELGGNMEAWHNKYGKRTADEESSKLLQAFTGKLWPMALKHNQDVKEVAEIVKTIVLSDKPNLRYQTNKNFHPDEVNAKLADPTGNVIVDLMVKKYFDKE, from the exons ATGACTGACCCCGACCTTTCGTGTCATAAGGATCCCCAGATCAAAAAAGACATGTCTCTCCAAATCGTGCTCATCTCCGGTTGTTCCAGCGGCATTGGACTCGCTACCGCTGTGCATCTCGCTAAAGATGCCGAGAAACGCTTCAAGGTTTACGCCACCATGCGAAATCTGGCGAAGAAAGGACAACTGGAGGAAGAAGGGAAGGATCAACTTGGAGACACTTTGATTATCAAACAGATGGACGTGTGCAGTGATGAATCAGTCACGAAGGTTGTTAAAGAGGTGCTCGACGCTGAAGGGAAAATTGATGTGTTGT TCAACAACGCTGGAATAGCATTGTTAACCATAGTGGAGTGCGTCCCAGTGGACATGGCCAAGGAATTGTTTGAAGTGAACTTCTTTGGTACCTTGCGACTGATCCAAGCTGTGCTGCCACGCATGAAAGAGAGAAAGAGCGGCTGTATAATTAACAACACCAGCCATTCTGGAATTGTTGGATTACCTTTCAATGAGCTTTACGCATCTTCAAAGTTTGCAGTGGAGGGCCTTACTGAAGCAATGGCTCCAACCTTGCTTCATTTTAATATCAG GTGTTCTATTCTTGAACCAGGTCCCGTTGGAACAGAATTAGGCGGAAACATGGAAGCCTGGCACAACAAATATGGCAAGCGAACTGCTGACGAAGAGTCTTCGAAACTGCTTCAAGCCTTCACAGGAAAGTTATGGCCAATGGCCCTTAAGCATAACCAAGATGTCAAGGAAGTCGCAGAGATTGTGAAAACGATCGTACTTAGCGACAAGCCAAACCTACGATATCAAACAAATAAGAATTTCCACCCCGATGAAGTAAACGCCAAACTTGCTGATCCTACTGGGAATGTTATAGTGGATTTGATGGTCAAAAAGTACTTCGATAAAGAATAG
- the LOC140921219 gene encoding retinol dehydrogenase 8-like — protein MAPQIVLISGCSSGIGLATAVLLAKDAEKRFKVYATMRNLAKKGQLEEEGQEQLGDTLIIKQMDVCSDETVNQTIKELLDIEGRIDVLFNNAGFGLWSVVECTPIEMAKEMFDVNYFGTLRLIQAVLPSMKARKSGCIINNSSILGIVAPPFNAIYSSTKFAIEGLTEAIAPTLRHFNIRCSIIEPGPVGTSALENSRNWASNFEMSESDNETQELFGTFAQRMSHHFRSTMQTSDEIAEVVKSVILNEKPNLRYQTNLKGVWRDVKQKLTDPTGNELMDMVKKAFLDAE, from the exons ATGGCTCCCCAAATTGTGCTCATCTCTGGTTGTTCCAGCGGCATTGGACTCGCCACCGCTGTGCTTCTCGCTAAAGATGCCGAGAAACGCTTCAAGGTTTACGCCACTATGAGAAATCTGGCGAAGAAAGGACAACTGGAGGAAGAGGGACAGGAACAACTTGGAGACACTTTGATTATCAAACAGATGGACGTGTGCAGTGATGAAACAGTCAACCAAACCATCAAAGAACTACTCGATATAGAAGGAAGAATTGATGTGTTGT TCAACAACGCTGGGTTCGGGTTGTGGTCCGTGGTAGAATGCACGCCCATTGAAATGGCCAAGGAAATGTTCGATGTCAACTACTTTGGTACCCTGCGACTTATCCAAGCCGTGTTGCCTAGCATGAAAGCAAGAAAGAGCGGTTGTATTATTAACAACAGCAGCATCCTAGGAATTGTGGCTCCTCCATTCAATGCTATTTACAGTTCAACAAAGTTTGCCATTGAAGGCCTCACAGAAGCAATAGCTCCGACTCTACGCCATTTCAATATAAG GTGCTCAATAATCGAACCAGGTCCGGTGGGGACCTCAGCactcgaaaattctagaaacTGGGCAAGTAACTTCGAAATGTCAGAATCCGACAATGAGACCCAGGAACTGTTTGGCACGTTTGCACAGCGGATGTCCCATCACTTCCGAAGCACGATGCAAACTTCAGACGAGATTGCGGAAGTTGTGAAAAGCGTTATACTCAATGAAAAACCCAACCTacgatatcaaacaaatttgaaaggcGTATGGCGAGACGTCAAACAAAAACTTACCGATCCAACTGGAAATGAATTGATGGACATGGTCAAGAAAGCATTCCTTGACGCAGAATAA